Proteins found in one Triticum urartu cultivar G1812 chromosome 4, Tu2.1, whole genome shotgun sequence genomic segment:
- the LOC125550182 gene encoding FT-interacting protein 3-like: MVEMEEGARRRVVVEVCNARNLMPKDGQGTACAYAVVDFDGQRRRTATRPRDLNPHWGERLEFPVHHPGAMADTLELNVYNDKKAVAGSGRRGGTFLGKVKVAAASFARAGDEALVYYPLEKRSVFSQIKGEIGLKIWVVDDPPPAPAAPAPAPEGEKKADDAAPADKKEPAEAAAAAPAAADEKKPDAAPPAEEKKAEDAKPEEKKAEDAGKKKSPEKGKKKDGDKPKEEGKKEVAVPPSPSKAPPPSPSKMQLATAGVAGDLEILPQTAAERSMASSGGGSASYDLVDRVPYLFVRLLKAKKSQDGGDKQPQPLYAQLCIGAHAVRTRAATHAGEWDQVFAFHKASLTASSLEVTVHEEAKKPEKEGEAAPPDAHLGFVSFDLQEVPKRSPPDSALAPQWYTLEGHAEDGAPACDVMLAVWVGTQVDEAFQEAWQSDSGGNLVHTRSKAYLSPKLWYLRLSVIQAQDLRLPSPPDAAKAKQQFGPTFPELYVKAQLGAQVFKTGRIALGSAAAGASNPSWNEDLLFVAAEPFDPFLTVAVEDVFSGQPVGQARVPLSTVHRRSDDRVEPPSRWLNLCGDEARPYAGRVHVRVCLEGGYHVLDEAANVASDVRAASKQLSKPPVGMLEVGVRGASNLVPMKIAKDGASGSTDAYVVLKYGPKWARTRTILDQFNPRWNEQYAWDVFDPCTVLSIAVFDNARYKMVDAGKPPPKDARIGKLRIRLSTLDTNRVYSINYALTAVHPIGVRKMGELELAIRFTCPSWLTLMQAYGSPLLPRMHYVKPLGPAQQDVLRHTAMRIVSGRLARSEPPLGPEVVQYMLDTDTHAWSMRRSKANWFRVVGCLSHVATAVRWGHRVRTWEHSPTTVLVHMLLVAVVLCPEMILPTVCLYLFLVLLWRYRWRPRQPAGMDPRLSHVDSVSPDELDEEFDGLPSARPADVVRARYDRLRAVAGRAQTLLGDVAAQGERVEALLSWRDPRATGVFAVACLLAALVLYAVPFKALLLGMGFFYLRHPRFRGDMPSAGFNFFRRLPSLSDRVL; the protein is encoded by the coding sequence ATGGTGGAGATGGAGGagggggcgcggcggcgggtggTGGTGGAGGTGTGCAACGCGCGGAACCTGATGCCCAAGGACGGCCAGGGCACGGCGTGCGCCTACGCCGTCGTCGACTTCGACGGCCAGCGCCGCCGCACCGCCACGCGCCCGCGGGACCTCAACCCGCACTGGGGCGAGCGCCTCGAGTTCCCCGTCCACCACCCGGGCGCCATGGCCGACACGCTCGAGCTCAACGTCTACAACGACAAGAAGGCCGTCGCCGGCTCCGGCCGCCGCGGCGGCACCTTCCTCGGCAAGGTCAaggtcgccgccgcctccttcgcccGGGCCGGGGACGAGGCGCTCGTCTACTACCCGCTCGAGAAGCGCAGCGTCTTCTCGCAGATCAAGGGCGAGATCGGCCTCAAGATTTGGGTCGTCGACGACCCGCCGCCCGCCCCTGCTGCCCCTGCCCCCGCGCCCGAGGGGGAGAAGAAGGCCGATGATGCCGCCCCTGCGGACAAGAAGGAGCCCGCcgaagctgctgctgctgctcctgcCGCTGCCGACGAGAAGAAGCCGGACGCTGCGCCGCCCGCGGAAGAGAAGAAGGCGGAGGACGCCAaaccagaggagaagaaggcagAGGACGCGGGCAAGAAGAAGTCGCCggagaaggggaagaagaaggacGGCGACAAGCCCAAGGAGGAGGGCAAGAAGGAGGTGGCGGTGCCTCCTTCCCCGTCCAAGGCCCCGCCGCCATCGCCGTCCAAGATGCAGCTGGCCACGGCCGGGGTCGCCGGCGACCTCGAGATCCTCCCCCAGACGGCAGCCGAGCGGAGCATGGCCTCCTCGGGCGGCGGCAGCGCGTCGTACGACCTGGTGGATCGCGTGCCTTACCTGTTCGTCCGGCTCCTCAAGGCCAAGAAGAGTCAAGACGGTGGCGACAAGCAGCCGCAGCCGCTGTACGCGCAGCTCTGCATCGGCGCCCACGCCGTGCGGACCCGAGCCGCCACGCACGCCGGCGAGTGGGACCAGGTCTTCGCGTTCCACAAGGCCAGCCTCACCGCCTCCTCGCTGGAGGTCACCGTGCACGAGGAAGCCAAGAAGCCGGAGAAGGAGGGCGAGGCCGCCCCGCCGGACGCGCACCTCGGCTTCGTCTCCTTCGACCTGCAGGAGGTGCCCAAGCGGTCGCCGCCGGACAGCGCGCTCGCGCCGCAGTGGTACACCCTGGAGGGGCACGCGGAGGACGGCGCCCCGGCGTGCGACGTGATGCTCGCCGTGTGGGTCGGCACGCAGGTCGACGAGGCGTTCCAGGAAGCGTGGCAGTCCGACTCCGGCGGCAACCTGGTGCACACCCGCTCCAAGGCGTACCTATCCCCCAAGCTGTGGTACCTCCGGCTCAGCGTCATCCAGGCGCAGGACCTGCGCCTGCCGTCGCCGCCGGACGCCGCCAAGGCCAAGCAGCAGTTCGGGCCCACGTTCCCGGAGCTGTACGTCAAGGCGCAGCTCGGCGCGCAGGTGTTCAAGACCGGCCGCATCGCGCtcggcagcgccgccgccggggCGTCCAACCCGAGCTGGAACGAGGACCTGCTCTTCGTCGCCGCCGAGCCCTTCGACCCTTTCCTTACCGTCGCCGTGGAGGACGTCTTCTCCGGGCAGCCGGTCGGGCAGGCGCGCGTGCCGCTCTCCACCGTGCACCGCCGCTCCGACGACCGGGTCGAGCCGCCCTCGCGCTGGCTCAACCTGTGCGGCGACGAGGCCCGGCCCTACGCCGGCCGGGTGCACGTCCGCGTCTGCCTGGAGGGCGGCTACCACGTGCTGGACGAGGCGGCGAACGTGGCCAGCGACGTGCGCGCCGCGTCCAAGCAGCTGTCCAAGCCGCCGGTGGGCATGCTGGAGGTGGGCGTCCGCGGCGCGTCCAACCTGGTGCCCATGAAGATCGCCAAGGACGGCGCCAGCGGCTCCACCGACGCGTACGTGGTGCTCAAGTACGGCCCAAAGTGGGCGCGCACGCGCACCATCCTCGACCAGTTCAACCCGCGCTGGAACGAGCAGTACGCCTGGGACGTCTTCGACCCCTGCACCGTGCTCTCCATCGCCGTCTTCGACAACGCCAGGTACAAGATGGTGGACGCCGGGAAGCCGCCGCCAAAGGACGCCCGCATCGGCAAGCTCCGCATCCGGCTCTCGACGCTGGACACCAACCGGGTCTACTCCATCAACTACGCGCTCACGGCGGTGCACCCGATCGGCGTGCGCAAGATGGGCGAGCTAGAGCTCGCCATCCGCTTCACCTGCCCGTCctggctcacgctgatgcaggcGTACGGCAGCCCGCTGCTGCCGCGCATGCACTACGTCAAGCCGCTGGGCCCGGCGCAGCAGGACGTGCTGCGCCACACCGCCATGCGCATCGTGTCGGGCCGCCTCGCGCGCTCCGAGCCGCCGCTGGGGCCGGAGGTGGTGCAGTACATGCTGGACACGGACACGCACGCCTGGAGCATGCGCCGGAGCAAGGCCAACTGGTTCCGCGTCGTCGGCTGCCTCTCCCACGTCGCCACCGCCGTCAGGTGGGGCCATCGGGTGCGCACCTGGGAGCACTCGCCCACCACCGTGCTCGTGCACATGCTGCTCGTCGCCGTCGTGCTCTGCCCGGAGATGATCCTCCCCACCGTCTGCCTCTACCTCTTCCTCGTCCTGCTCTGGCGCTACCGCTGGCGCCCCCGCCAGCCCGCCGGCATGGACCCGCGCCTCTCCCACGTCGACAGCGTCAGCCCCGACGAGCTGGACGAGGAGTTCGACGGCCTCCCCTCGGCCCGCCCCGCCGACGTGGTGCGGGCGCGCTACGACCGGCTGCGCGCCGTGGCCGGGCGCGCGCAGACGCTGCTGGGCGACGTGGCCGCGCAGGGGGAGCGCGTGGAGGCGCTGCTGTCGTGGCGCGACCCGCGCGCG